A stretch of the Odontesthes bonariensis isolate fOdoBon6 chromosome 5, fOdoBon6.hap1, whole genome shotgun sequence genome encodes the following:
- the ndufaf6 gene encoding NADH dehydrogenase (ubiquinone) complex I, assembly factor 6 isoform X3: protein MWSWHRQVKDSVSQKTIGLMRMQFWKTAIEEIYRDDPPNQPVSTELWRAVRSHSLTKRWLLRIITEREKDMEDRAYRNLQELEKYSENTQSSLLYLLLECLGVKNVHADHAASHIGKAQGIVTCLRATPYHSSRRKVYLPMDICMLHGASQEDFIRGSREQNIRDVVYDIASQAHVHLQHARSFSHSVPAAASLAFLSTVALEDYLQRVRKADFDVFHKSLQNRNPLLPIQLYLRSWKNTY from the exons ATGTGGAGCTGGCACAGGCAG GTGAAGGACTCAGTTTCCCAGAAGACCATTGGTTTGATGCGAATGCAGTTCTGGAAGACCGCTATAGAGGAGATTTACAGAGATGACCCTCCAAACCAACCAGTCAGCACTGAGCTGTGGAGG GCAGTGAGGTCACACAGCCTGACAAAGAGGTGGCTGCTGAGGATCATTACAGAGAGA GAGAAGGATATGGAAGACAGAGCTTACAGAAACCTCCAGGAACTGGAGAAGTATTCAGAGAACACACAGTCCTCCTTATTATACCTGCTGCTGGAGTGTTTAG GTGTGAAAAACGTGCACGCAGACCACGCGGCGAGCCACATCGGGAAAGCTCAGGGAATCGTAACGTGTCTGAGAGCGACTCCCTACCACAGCAGTCGACGGAAAGTCTACCTGCCCATGGACATCTGCATGTTG CATGGAGCTTCGCAGGAGGACTTCATCCGCGGCAGCCGGGAGCAGAACATTCGAGATGTTGTGTACGACATCGCCAGTCAGGCTCATGTACACCTGCAGCAC GCTCGATCATTTAGCCACAGCGTTCCTGCAGCTGCCAGTCTGGCCTTCCTTAGCACA GTGGCGTTGGAAGACTATCTTCAGAGAGTCAGGAAAGCCGATTTTGATGTTTTCCACAAGAGTCTGCAGAACAGAAACCCCCTCCTCCCCATCCAGCTGTACCTCCGCTCCTGGAAGAACACTTACTGA
- the ndufaf6 gene encoding NADH dehydrogenase (ubiquinone) complex I, assembly factor 6 isoform X1 yields the protein MQHKLKGNMAAGISVKHGLLRSKSSMIYTLHRKIAPKSVFIHRASEIQSVRASTNATVDSQQNEKYCLDMVRSRDYEGFLSCLLVPEEVRRSALALRAFNVELAQVKDSVSQKTIGLMRMQFWKTAIEEIYRDDPPNQPVSTELWRAVRSHSLTKRWLLRIITEREKDMEDRAYRNLQELEKYSENTQSSLLYLLLECLGVKNVHADHAASHIGKAQGIVTCLRATPYHSSRRKVYLPMDICMLHGASQEDFIRGSREQNIRDVVYDIASQAHVHLQHARSFSHSVPAAASLAFLSTVALEDYLQRVRKADFDVFHKSLQNRNPLLPIQLYLRSWKNTY from the exons ATGCAGCACAAGTTGAAGGGGAACATGGCAGCTGGCATCAGTGTTAAACATGGACTATTAAGAAGTAAAAGCTCGATGATTTACACTCTCCACAGAAAGATAGCCCCAAAGAGTGTTTTTATACATCGAGCGTCTGAAATACAGAGTGTGAGAGCGTCAACCAATGCGACTGTCGACTCTCAGCAAAATGAAAAGTACTGTCTGGACATGGTCAG GTCCAGAGACTATGAAGGCTTCCTGTCATGTCTCCTCGTCCCAGAGGAAGTACGGCGTTCCGCTCTGGCTCTGAGAGCCTTTAATGTGGAGCTGGCACAG GTGAAGGACTCAGTTTCCCAGAAGACCATTGGTTTGATGCGAATGCAGTTCTGGAAGACCGCTATAGAGGAGATTTACAGAGATGACCCTCCAAACCAACCAGTCAGCACTGAGCTGTGGAGG GCAGTGAGGTCACACAGCCTGACAAAGAGGTGGCTGCTGAGGATCATTACAGAGAGA GAGAAGGATATGGAAGACAGAGCTTACAGAAACCTCCAGGAACTGGAGAAGTATTCAGAGAACACACAGTCCTCCTTATTATACCTGCTGCTGGAGTGTTTAG GTGTGAAAAACGTGCACGCAGACCACGCGGCGAGCCACATCGGGAAAGCTCAGGGAATCGTAACGTGTCTGAGAGCGACTCCCTACCACAGCAGTCGACGGAAAGTCTACCTGCCCATGGACATCTGCATGTTG CATGGAGCTTCGCAGGAGGACTTCATCCGCGGCAGCCGGGAGCAGAACATTCGAGATGTTGTGTACGACATCGCCAGTCAGGCTCATGTACACCTGCAGCAC GCTCGATCATTTAGCCACAGCGTTCCTGCAGCTGCCAGTCTGGCCTTCCTTAGCACA GTGGCGTTGGAAGACTATCTTCAGAGAGTCAGGAAAGCCGATTTTGATGTTTTCCACAAGAGTCTGCAGAACAGAAACCCCCTCCTCCCCATCCAGCTGTACCTCCGCTCCTGGAAGAACACTTACTGA
- the ndufaf6 gene encoding NADH dehydrogenase (ubiquinone) complex I, assembly factor 6 isoform X2, translating into MQHKLKGNMAAGISVKHGLLRSKSSMIYTLHRKIAPKSVFIHRASEIQSVRASTNATVDSQQNEKYCLDMVRSRDYEGFLSCLLVPEEVRRSALALRAFNVELAQVKDSVSQKTIGLMRMQFWKTAIEEIYRDDPPNQPVSTELWRAVRSHSLTKRWLLRIITEREKDMEDRAYRNLQELEKYSENTQSSLLYLLLECLGVKNVHADHAASHIGKAQGIVTCLRATPYHSSRRKVYLPMDICMLHGASQEDFIRGSREQNIRDVVYDIASQAHVHLQHVALEDYLQRVRKADFDVFHKSLQNRNPLLPIQLYLRSWKNTY; encoded by the exons ATGCAGCACAAGTTGAAGGGGAACATGGCAGCTGGCATCAGTGTTAAACATGGACTATTAAGAAGTAAAAGCTCGATGATTTACACTCTCCACAGAAAGATAGCCCCAAAGAGTGTTTTTATACATCGAGCGTCTGAAATACAGAGTGTGAGAGCGTCAACCAATGCGACTGTCGACTCTCAGCAAAATGAAAAGTACTGTCTGGACATGGTCAG GTCCAGAGACTATGAAGGCTTCCTGTCATGTCTCCTCGTCCCAGAGGAAGTACGGCGTTCCGCTCTGGCTCTGAGAGCCTTTAATGTGGAGCTGGCACAG GTGAAGGACTCAGTTTCCCAGAAGACCATTGGTTTGATGCGAATGCAGTTCTGGAAGACCGCTATAGAGGAGATTTACAGAGATGACCCTCCAAACCAACCAGTCAGCACTGAGCTGTGGAGG GCAGTGAGGTCACACAGCCTGACAAAGAGGTGGCTGCTGAGGATCATTACAGAGAGA GAGAAGGATATGGAAGACAGAGCTTACAGAAACCTCCAGGAACTGGAGAAGTATTCAGAGAACACACAGTCCTCCTTATTATACCTGCTGCTGGAGTGTTTAG GTGTGAAAAACGTGCACGCAGACCACGCGGCGAGCCACATCGGGAAAGCTCAGGGAATCGTAACGTGTCTGAGAGCGACTCCCTACCACAGCAGTCGACGGAAAGTCTACCTGCCCATGGACATCTGCATGTTG CATGGAGCTTCGCAGGAGGACTTCATCCGCGGCAGCCGGGAGCAGAACATTCGAGATGTTGTGTACGACATCGCCAGTCAGGCTCATGTACACCTGCAGCAC GTGGCGTTGGAAGACTATCTTCAGAGAGTCAGGAAAGCCGATTTTGATGTTTTCCACAAGAGTCTGCAGAACAGAAACCCCCTCCTCCCCATCCAGCTGTACCTCCGCTCCTGGAAGAACACTTACTGA
- the ndufaf6 gene encoding NADH dehydrogenase (ubiquinone) complex I, assembly factor 6 isoform X4 gives MWSWHRQVKDSVSQKTIGLMRMQFWKTAIEEIYRDDPPNQPVSTELWRAVRSHSLTKRWLLRIITEREKDMEDRAYRNLQELEKYSENTQSSLLYLLLECLGVKNVHADHAASHIGKAQGIVTCLRATPYHSSRRKVYLPMDICMLHGASQEDFIRGSREQNIRDVVYDIASQAHVHLQHVALEDYLQRVRKADFDVFHKSLQNRNPLLPIQLYLRSWKNTY, from the exons ATGTGGAGCTGGCACAGGCAG GTGAAGGACTCAGTTTCCCAGAAGACCATTGGTTTGATGCGAATGCAGTTCTGGAAGACCGCTATAGAGGAGATTTACAGAGATGACCCTCCAAACCAACCAGTCAGCACTGAGCTGTGGAGG GCAGTGAGGTCACACAGCCTGACAAAGAGGTGGCTGCTGAGGATCATTACAGAGAGA GAGAAGGATATGGAAGACAGAGCTTACAGAAACCTCCAGGAACTGGAGAAGTATTCAGAGAACACACAGTCCTCCTTATTATACCTGCTGCTGGAGTGTTTAG GTGTGAAAAACGTGCACGCAGACCACGCGGCGAGCCACATCGGGAAAGCTCAGGGAATCGTAACGTGTCTGAGAGCGACTCCCTACCACAGCAGTCGACGGAAAGTCTACCTGCCCATGGACATCTGCATGTTG CATGGAGCTTCGCAGGAGGACTTCATCCGCGGCAGCCGGGAGCAGAACATTCGAGATGTTGTGTACGACATCGCCAGTCAGGCTCATGTACACCTGCAGCAC GTGGCGTTGGAAGACTATCTTCAGAGAGTCAGGAAAGCCGATTTTGATGTTTTCCACAAGAGTCTGCAGAACAGAAACCCCCTCCTCCCCATCCAGCTGTACCTCCGCTCCTGGAAGAACACTTACTGA